The following proteins are encoded in a genomic region of Deinococcus sp. YIM 134068:
- the rplT gene encoding 50S ribosomal protein L20: protein MPRVKTGTVRRRRHKKVLKRAKGFWGSRSKQYRNAFQTLLNAATYEYRDRRNKKRDFRRLWIQRINAGARLHGMNYSTFINGLKRAGVDLNRKVLADIAAREPEAFRALVDAAKGARNQ from the coding sequence ATGCCACGCGTCAAGACCGGAACCGTCCGCCGCCGCCGCCACAAGAAGGTCCTCAAGCGGGCGAAGGGCTTCTGGGGCAGCCGGAGCAAGCAGTACCGCAACGCCTTCCAGACGCTGCTCAACGCCGCGACCTACGAGTACCGCGACCGCCGCAACAAGAAGCGCGACTTCCGCCGCCTGTGGATTCAGCGCATCAACGCGGGCGCGAGGCTGCACGGCATGAACTACTCGACCTTCATCAACGGCCTCAAGCGCGCCGGGGTGGACCTCAACCGCAAGGTCCTCGCCGATATCGCCGCCCGCGAGCCGGAAGCCTTCCGCGCCCTTGTGGACGCGGCGAAGGGTGCGCGGAACCAGTAA
- a CDS encoding sporulation protein — MGFLKKMMAAVGVGGARVDARVDQSAVRVGEDLTGTVIVQGGSVEQRVERLNMGLATRYRKDDQYVTHTLFTRPVLGGFDLRPGETRELPFRFTIPQGTPLTLPGTSVWLVTDADIAGAADPGDTDHLQILPSRDMETLINAADRLGFRLSASEVEYHHGRIVQELSFKPPYGQYQLSELEMMIFPATGGLDVILEVDRRATGLASLFTSEFEQKGRWHVPDGLLAQGPDAVARELQTRVRQLS; from the coding sequence ATGGGATTTCTCAAGAAGATGATGGCGGCGGTCGGCGTGGGCGGAGCACGGGTGGACGCGCGGGTAGACCAGAGCGCGGTGCGGGTCGGCGAGGACCTGACGGGCACGGTGATCGTGCAGGGCGGCAGCGTGGAGCAGCGCGTGGAGCGCCTGAACATGGGCCTCGCTACCCGCTACAGGAAGGACGACCAGTACGTGACGCACACGCTGTTCACCCGGCCCGTCCTCGGCGGCTTCGACCTGCGGCCCGGCGAGACGCGCGAACTGCCCTTCCGCTTCACCATCCCGCAGGGCACGCCGCTGACCCTGCCGGGCACGTCGGTCTGGCTGGTGACTGACGCGGACATCGCGGGGGCCGCCGACCCCGGCGACACCGACCACCTCCAGATTCTCCCCAGCCGCGACATGGAGACGCTGATCAATGCGGCGGATCGCCTCGGCTTCCGGCTCTCGGCCAGCGAGGTCGAGTACCACCACGGGCGCATCGTGCAGGAACTCAGCTTCAAGCCGCCGTACGGGCAGTACCAGCTCTCCGAACTGGAGATGATGATCTTCCCGGCGACGGGCGGGCTGGACGTGATCCTGGAGGTGGACCGCCGCGCGACGGGTCTGGCCAGCCTCTTCACCTCCGAGTTCGAGCAGAAGGGGCGCTGGCACGTGCCCGACGGACTGCTGGCGCAGGGGCCGGACGCCGTGGCGCGCGAGTTGCAGACGCGAGTGCGGCAGTTGAGCTGA
- a CDS encoding amidohydrolase family protein, producing MSAASPDSHLPELLTCDVLFTGVGGGFSPGGVVVAGGMIAATGTPETLRASYPHAREWRAGAVIAPPPVNAHTHLDMSAYEFRALPYFRWIPEVVIAQREKRGVAGALAGADELARLGVGAVGDIVWQAEALAPLLARDDLPGVLYFEVLSPFPERADEVFRAARATVEAARRLERPGGPRVGLSPHTPFTVSHRLMRLLTEYAAGEGLPVQIHVAEHPAELDLFRTGGGPIWESMRRLPYPDTFAAVIGREPEPDLTPVRYLDELGALAGRPTLVHMVNVTPDDIARTGRAGCPVVTCPRSNTHLECGVFPWTAFAAAGVEVALGTDSVASGESLDVREEVAFARLLHPNLDPRLIVRAAVKGGHRVLGTRAPVLRRGEPWDEGYVWSSL from the coding sequence ATGTCTGCTGCCTCCCCTGACTCCCACCTCCCCGAACTCCTCACCTGCGACGTGCTGTTCACGGGCGTGGGTGGGGGGTTCTCGCCGGGGGGAGTGGTCGTGGCCGGGGGGATGATCGCGGCGACCGGGACCCCGGAGACCCTGCGCGCGAGCTACCCCCACGCGCGGGAGTGGCGGGCCGGGGCCGTGATCGCGCCGCCCCCCGTGAACGCCCACACCCACCTCGATATGAGCGCCTACGAGTTCCGGGCGCTGCCGTACTTCCGCTGGATTCCCGAGGTCGTGATCGCGCAGCGCGAGAAACGGGGGGTGGCGGGGGCGCTCGCCGGGGCCGACGAACTCGCGCGGCTGGGTGTTGGCGCGGTCGGTGACATCGTGTGGCAGGCGGAGGCGCTGGCCCCGCTGCTGGCGCGCGACGATCTGCCCGGCGTCCTCTACTTCGAGGTCCTCAGCCCCTTTCCCGAGCGGGCGGACGAGGTGTTCCGGGCGGCGCGGGCCACCGTCGAGGCGGCGCGTCGGCTGGAGCGCCCCGGTGGGCCGCGCGTCGGTCTCTCGCCCCACACGCCCTTCACTGTCAGCCACCGCCTGATGCGACTGCTGACCGAGTACGCGGCGGGGGAGGGCCTGCCCGTGCAGATTCACGTGGCCGAGCATCCCGCTGAACTCGACCTCTTCCGCACCGGGGGCGGCCCCATCTGGGAATCCATGCGCCGTCTGCCCTACCCGGACACTTTCGCGGCGGTGATCGGACGTGAGCCGGAGCCGGACCTCACGCCCGTCCGTTATCTGGACGAACTCGGGGCGCTGGCGGGACGGCCCACCCTCGTCCATATGGTCAACGTCACCCCGGATGACATCGCACGCACGGGCCGCGCGGGCTGCCCCGTCGTCACCTGCCCGCGCTCCAACACGCACCTCGAATGCGGCGTCTTCCCGTGGACGGCCTTCGCGGCGGCGGGGGTGGAGGTCGCCCTCGGCACCGATTCCGTCGCCAGTGGGGAGAGCCTCGACGTGCGCGAGGAGGTCGCCTTCGCCCGCCTCCTCCACCCGAACCTCGACCCCCGACTGATCGTGCGCGCCGCCGTCAAGGGGGGGCACCGGGTCCTCGGCACGCGCGCCCCCGTCCTGCGCCGGGGCGAGCCGTGGGACGAGGGGTACGTCTGGTCAAGTCTGTGA
- the rpmI gene encoding 50S ribosomal protein L35 produces the protein MPKMKTKKSASRRVKITATGKVMAFKSGKRHQNTGESGSKISSKGKGFVLAKSEWARMKAALPKGK, from the coding sequence ATGCCGAAGATGAAGACCAAGAAGAGCGCCAGCCGCCGGGTGAAGATCACGGCGACGGGCAAGGTGATGGCGTTCAAGAGTGGCAAGCGCCACCAGAACACCGGCGAGAGCGGCTCCAAGATCAGCAGCAAGGGCAAGGGCTTCGTTCTCGCCAAGAGCGAGTGGGCGCGCATGAAGGCCGCTCTGCCGAAGGGGAAGTGA
- the ppgK gene encoding polyphosphate--glucose phosphotransferase, translating to MSVILGIDIGGSGIKGAPVDTATGKLTAERHRIPTPAGAQPDAVKDVVAQLVGHFGHEGPVGVTFPGIVQHGKTLSAANVDQGWIGLDADALFTEATGREVHLINDADAAGLAEARFGAGAGVRGVVMVLTFGTGIGSALIHDGVLVPNTELGHLWLKGDKHAETWASDRARERDDLNWKAWAKRASTYLQHLELIFSPDLFIIGGGISKKADKWQSQIQLTRSQLVPAALQNEAGIVGAAMNARRIAETQKS from the coding sequence ATGAGCGTGATCCTCGGCATCGACATCGGCGGCAGCGGCATCAAGGGAGCGCCTGTAGACACGGCGACCGGGAAGCTGACAGCCGAGCGCCACCGCATCCCCACACCCGCCGGGGCACAGCCCGACGCCGTGAAGGACGTGGTGGCGCAGCTCGTGGGGCACTTCGGGCACGAGGGGCCGGTGGGCGTGACCTTTCCCGGCATCGTGCAGCACGGCAAGACGCTCAGCGCCGCCAACGTGGACCAGGGCTGGATCGGGCTGGACGCCGACGCCCTGTTCACCGAGGCGACCGGGCGCGAGGTCCACCTCATCAACGACGCCGACGCGGCGGGGCTGGCCGAGGCCCGCTTCGGGGCGGGGGCGGGGGTGAGGGGCGTGGTCATGGTGCTGACTTTCGGCACGGGCATCGGCAGCGCGCTCATCCACGACGGGGTTCTGGTGCCCAACACCGAACTCGGCCACCTGTGGCTCAAGGGCGACAAGCACGCCGAGACGTGGGCCTCCGACCGTGCCCGCGAGCGCGACGACCTGAACTGGAAGGCGTGGGCCAAACGCGCCAGCACGTACCTTCAGCACCTGGAGCTGATCTTCAGCCCCGACCTCTTCATCATCGGTGGCGGCATCAGCAAAAAGGCCGACAAGTGGCAGAGCCAGATTCAGCTCACCCGCAGCCAGCTCGTGCCCGCCGCCCTCCAGAACGAGGCCGGAATCGTCGGGGCCGCCATGAACGCCCGGAGAATTGCGGAGACTCAGAAATCGTAA
- the rpmE gene encoding 50S ribosomal protein L31: MKKDIHPKAVPTKIMYQGKVVMETLSTRPEIHVDVWSGVHPFWTGEERFVDTEGRVDKFNKRFGDSYRTKKK, from the coding sequence ATGAAGAAAGACATCCACCCCAAGGCCGTGCCCACCAAGATCATGTACCAGGGCAAGGTCGTCATGGAAACCCTGTCCACCCGTCCCGAGATTCATGTGGATGTGTGGAGCGGCGTGCATCCCTTCTGGACCGGCGAGGAGCGTTTCGTCGACACGGAGGGCCGCGTGGACAAGTTCAACAAGCGCTTCGGCGACTCCTACCGCACGAAGAAGAAGTAA
- a CDS encoding alpha-amylase family protein, with the protein MLKSDLGARLRTAFDDDRDAETFLLRLERYGADLQGSLRAVYGEQADALQERLLEVLLHAYHARPADLRRLDEARLLRPDWLQTPDMIGYVAYADRFAGTLKGVGEHLDYLQGLGVKYLHLMPLLRPRPGENDGGYAVADYRAVREDLGTLDDLSALARGLRGRGVSLVLDLVLNHVAREHEWAQKARAGDPKYRAYFHIFPDRIQPDAFERTLPEVFPDFAPGNFTWDDQTQGWVWTTFNTYQWDLNWANPDVFLEFADLILYLANRGVEVFRLDAIAFIWKRLGGASQNEPEVHHLTRALRAAARIVAPAVAFKAEAIVAPGDLIHYLGTRAHHGKVSDMAYHNSLMVQIWSTLASRNTRLFEEALRAFPPKPTNTTWGMYVRCHDDIGWAISDEDAARAGLNGPGHRHFLSDFYSGEFPGSFARGLVFQYNPATGDRRISGSGASLAGLEAALEVGGDAGRVDDAVRRLLLAHAVVLGFGGVPLLYMGDELALLNDYAFTDTPEHAPDNRWVHRPRMDWELAGRVETAPDLPAARVNAGLRHLIHTRRDTPHLHASIESHVVPSPDGRVLLLRRDHPLGVMVQAYNFSEEEVLLPSHVLRDHLGDHATDRLGGSAFTFGPYPVRLDSYRALWLVQLEIE; encoded by the coding sequence AGTTCTGCTCCATGCCTACCATGCCCGCCCCGCCGACCTGAGACGGCTCGACGAGGCCCGCCTCCTGCGCCCCGACTGGCTCCAGACCCCCGACATGATCGGCTACGTCGCCTATGCGGACCGCTTCGCGGGGACCCTCAAGGGCGTGGGCGAGCATCTGGACTACCTTCAGGGGCTGGGGGTGAAGTACCTCCACCTGATGCCGCTGCTGAGGCCCCGACCCGGCGAGAACGACGGCGGCTATGCGGTGGCCGACTACCGTGCCGTCCGCGAGGACCTGGGCACGCTGGACGACCTCTCGGCCCTGGCGCGCGGCCTGCGGGGGCGTGGCGTCAGCCTCGTCCTCGACCTCGTGCTCAACCATGTGGCCCGCGAGCACGAATGGGCACAGAAGGCGCGGGCCGGGGACCCCAAATACCGTGCCTACTTCCACATCTTCCCCGACCGCATCCAGCCCGACGCCTTCGAGCGCACGCTTCCCGAGGTCTTCCCCGACTTCGCGCCGGGCAACTTCACGTGGGACGACCAGACTCAGGGCTGGGTGTGGACCACCTTCAACACGTACCAGTGGGACCTGAACTGGGCCAACCCGGACGTGTTTCTGGAGTTCGCCGACCTGATCCTGTACCTCGCCAACCGGGGGGTGGAGGTCTTCCGGCTGGACGCCATCGCCTTTATCTGGAAGCGGCTGGGAGGGGCCAGCCAGAACGAGCCGGAGGTCCACCACCTCACCCGCGCCCTGCGCGCCGCCGCCCGCATCGTCGCGCCCGCCGTCGCCTTCAAGGCCGAGGCCATCGTCGCGCCCGGCGACCTGATCCACTACCTCGGCACGCGGGCGCACCACGGCAAGGTCTCGGACATGGCCTACCACAACAGCCTGATGGTCCAAATCTGGTCCACCCTCGCCAGCCGCAACACCCGGCTCTTCGAGGAGGCGTTGCGGGCCTTTCCGCCCAAGCCGACGAACACGACCTGGGGCATGTACGTCCGCTGCCACGACGACATCGGCTGGGCGATCAGCGACGAGGACGCCGCCCGCGCTGGGTTGAACGGTCCCGGCCACCGCCACTTCCTCAGCGATTTCTACAGCGGGGAGTTTCCCGGTTCCTTCGCGCGTGGCCTCGTCTTTCAGTACAACCCCGCCACCGGGGACCGCCGGATCAGCGGCTCGGGCGCAAGTCTCGCCGGGCTGGAGGCCGCGCTGGAGGTCGGCGGCGACGCGGGCCGGGTAGATGACGCCGTGCGGAGGCTGCTCCTCGCCCACGCGGTCGTCCTCGGCTTCGGCGGCGTGCCGCTGCTGTACATGGGGGACGAACTCGCGCTCCTGAACGATTACGCCTTCACAGACACGCCCGAACACGCCCCCGACAACCGCTGGGTCCACCGCCCGCGCATGGACTGGGAGCTGGCGGGGCGGGTGGAGACGGCCCCCGACCTGCCCGCCGCACGGGTCAATGCGGGCCTGCGCCACCTCATCCACACGCGCCGGGACACGCCGCACCTCCACGCCAGCATCGAGAGCCACGTCGTCCCCAGCCCCGACGGGCGCGTGCTGCTGCTCCGGCGCGACCACCCCCTCGGCGTGATGGTGCAGGCCTACAACTTCAGCGAGGAGGAGGTGTTGCTCCCTTCCCACGTCCTGCGCGACCACCTCGGCGACCACGCCACCGACCGCCTCGGCGGGAGCGCCTTCACCTTCGGGCCTTACCCCGTACGGCTGGACTCCTACCGGGCGCTGTGGCTGGTACAGTTGGAGATAGAATGA